A single region of the Denticeps clupeoides chromosome 18, fDenClu1.1, whole genome shotgun sequence genome encodes:
- the prss23 gene encoding serine protease 23, whose product MADLHSRSCALLLWILLLHVFWAHQHQPVFPALVPHRPLVLVRSRFSARAHLDFSTHCNASCYHKRAAGEPREHLMEELAFETLYEDGSRTLTTVGLKEGVAPTSPPSARRRRRVGRRGRRRRQIYGADGRFNIRGDNFLLDYPFNTAVRVSTGCTGVLVSPQHVLTAAHCVHDGKDYVKGARKLRVGFLGPLALGNGTAAIKKPLVRWVRVKRTRVPKGWIQGPQEVSMDYDYALLELRWPHRQPFMRLAVAPVSEDLAGRRVHFSGFDSDRPGELVYRFCPVEDESSDLIYQHCDARPGASGSGVYGRVWDAALERWERKVIGIFSGHQWLEIDGENRDYNVAVRFTPLKFAQICYWVHGNKADCRRD is encoded by the coding sequence ATGGCGGACCTTCACTCTCGCTCCTGTGCCCTCCTCCTGTGGATTCTGCTCCTTCACGTGTTTTGGGCCCACCAGCACCAGCCTGTGTTCCCTGCTCTGGTCCCCCACCGTCCCCTGGTCCTGGTCCGGTCCCGATTCAGCGCTCGTGCCCACCTGGACTTCAGCACGCACTGCAATGCCAGCTGCTACCACAAGAGGGCGGCGGGGGAGCCCAGGGAGCATCTGATGGAGGAGCTGGCCTTCGAAACCCTGTACGAGGACGGCTCCCGCACCCTCACCACCGTGGGCCTGAAGGAGGGCGTGGCTCCCACCTCCCCGCCCTCCGCCAGGAGGCGTCGCCGAGTCGGGCGCCGCGGGAGGAGGAGGCGCCAGATCTACGGGGCCGACGGGCGCTTCAACATCCGTGGTGACAACTTCCTCTTAGACTACCCCTTCAACACAGCCGTGCGCGTCTCCACGGGGTGCACGGGGGTCCTGGTGTCCCCGCAACATGTCCTCACCGCGGCCCActgtgtgcatgatgggaaggATTATGTCAAGGGCGCCCGCAAACTCAGAGTTGGCTTCCTGGGGCCCCTCGCTCTGGGCAACGGAACGGCGGCCATCAAGAAGCCCCTGGTGCGCTGGGTCCGGGTCAAGCGAACCCGTGTCCCCAAAGGTTGGATCCAGGGTCCCCAGGAAGTCAGCATGGATTACGATTACGCCCTGCTGGAGCTGCGCTGGCCCCACCGCCAGCCCTTCATGCGCCTGGCCGTGGCCCCCGTCTCCGAGGACCTGGCCGGGAGGCGCGTCCACTTCTCCGGGTTCGACAGCGACCGTCCGGGGGAGCTGGTGTACCGCTTCTGTCCCGTGGAGGACGAGTCCAGCGACCTGATCTACCAGCACTGCGACGCCCGGCCCGGGGCCAGCGGCTCCGGCGTCTACGGCAGGGTGTGGGACGCTGCGCTGGAGCGCTGGGAGAGGAAGGTCATCGGGATCTTCTCCGGCCACCAGTGGCTGGAGATCGACGGGGAGAACCGGGACTACAACGTGGCCGTCCGCTTCACCCCCCTCAAATTCGCGCAGATATGTTACTGGGTGCACGGAAACAAGGCCGACTGCAGGCGGGACTGA
- the cfl1 gene encoding cofilin-1, translating to MASGVTVEENVLTIFNEMKVRKAQANEDEKKKRKKAVLFCLSEDKKKIIMEEGREILQGDEGDPYLKFVKMLPSDDCRYALYDATYETKETKKEDLVFIFWAPECAPLKSKMIYASSKDAIKKKFTGIKHEWQVNGLEDIKDRKTLAEKLGGSSVVSLEGKPLND from the exons ATG gccTCCGGAGTTACAGTGGAAGAAAATGTTCTCACGATCTTCAACGAGATGAAGGTGCGCAAAGCACAGGCCAATGAGgacgagaagaagaagaggaagaaggccGTGCTCTTCTGCCTCAGCGAGGACAAGAAGAAGATCATCATGGAGGAGGGCCGCGAGATCCTGCAGGGAGACGAGGGCGACCCCTACCTGAAGTTCGTCAAGATGCTTCCATCCGACGACTGCCGCTACGCCCTGTACGACGCCACCTACGAGACCAAGGAGACCAAGAAGGAGGACCTGGTCTTCATCTTCTG GGCTCCAGAGTGCGCTCCCCTGAAGAGCAAGATGATCTACGCTAGTTCTAAGGATGCTATCAAGAAGAAGTTCACAG GTATTAAACACGAGTGGCAGGTCAACGGCCTGGAGGACATTAAGGACCGAAAGACCCTGGCGGAGAAGCTGGGCGGCTCGTCAGTCGTTTCTCTGGAAGGGAAGCCCCTCAACGATTGA